The following proteins are encoded in a genomic region of Streptomyces lunaelactis:
- the fxsBH gene encoding radical SAM/SPASM protein FxsBH, inactivated beta-hydroxylase extension form: MTGPLVPFREIVLKVHSRCDLACDHCYIYEHADQSWRTRPKAISDEAISWTALRLAEHAKSHALPSVSVILHGGEPLLAGPARLRRVCEELTAALDTVAGLDLRIHTNGLQLSPRYLDLFSEYDVRVGISLDGDRRANDRHRRFADGRTSHPLVLRAVDLLRQERYRHLYLGLLCTIDVANDPIAVYDALTDLDPPRIDFLLPHATWDAPPARPDGSPTAYADWILAIFDRWDQQGRKVPVRLFESVLSTLGGGPSLTESLGLAPTDLVVVETDGTLEQVDSLKSAYEGAAATGFDVFTHPFDEVAAHPGVRARQQGLAGVSETCRQCPVVRSCGGGLYTHRYSSRNDFDNTSVYCADLEALIRGIEERTAAATVSPAVTDPGVLMAEHQDVTRNLLADVHLELDGRGGEAWDEAWELACALEERSDALDAVFAHPYTYTWLQDCLAALREGLPTAAGLALRLPSYLAAAVVRGGLEVPVRVPYRDGRLVLPTLGELRPTGSPEHGEAEVRVAGKGFQMRVDGREPWQVRPGEDSGDWRPVRRLGDDGAPALRLDDLDPYRDSFGAPVRERLGAREAADWSGRLAAAWRLLRQAVPEQATEAADCLTTVTPLVAGEPSVLRHGYGALGLAVPGRPEELAPALLRGFRRAKLHALVDVADLYAQDGWWTHPAPWRNAPVPVSELLAGAYERVGLAAFEPAAAEQAGRALETLERAAELTVSGQRLLDAMWKELDCG, translated from the coding sequence ATGACTGGACCCCTGGTCCCATTCCGCGAGATCGTCTTAAAGGTCCACAGCAGATGTGATCTTGCATGTGACCACTGCTATATCTACGAACACGCTGATCAGAGCTGGCGTACCCGCCCGAAGGCAATCTCTGACGAAGCGATTTCCTGGACAGCTCTGCGACTGGCCGAGCATGCCAAGAGTCATGCCCTGCCCTCCGTGTCAGTGATCCTGCACGGAGGGGAGCCTCTTCTGGCAGGGCCCGCACGACTGCGACGCGTCTGCGAGGAGCTCACTGCGGCCCTCGACACAGTCGCCGGCCTCGATCTCCGGATCCATACGAACGGCCTTCAGCTCAGCCCCCGCTACCTCGACCTCTTCAGCGAGTACGACGTCAGGGTCGGGATCTCACTCGACGGCGACCGACGCGCGAATGACCGCCATCGCCGCTTCGCGGACGGCCGCACCAGTCACCCCCTGGTCCTGAGAGCCGTCGATCTGCTCCGTCAGGAGCGCTACCGCCACCTCTACCTCGGTCTGCTCTGCACCATCGACGTGGCCAACGACCCGATCGCCGTGTACGACGCGCTCACCGACCTGGACCCCCCGCGCATCGACTTTCTGCTGCCGCACGCGACCTGGGACGCCCCGCCGGCGCGCCCGGACGGCTCGCCCACCGCCTATGCCGACTGGATCCTCGCGATCTTCGACCGCTGGGACCAGCAGGGCCGGAAGGTGCCGGTGCGGCTCTTCGAATCCGTACTCTCCACCCTCGGCGGCGGCCCCAGCCTCACCGAATCCCTCGGCCTCGCCCCCACCGACCTCGTCGTCGTCGAGACCGACGGCACCCTGGAGCAGGTCGACTCGCTCAAGAGCGCCTACGAAGGCGCCGCCGCCACCGGATTCGACGTCTTCACGCACCCCTTCGACGAGGTCGCGGCCCACCCCGGAGTCAGAGCACGCCAGCAGGGGCTCGCCGGAGTGAGCGAGACCTGCCGCCAGTGCCCGGTCGTACGGTCCTGCGGCGGCGGGCTCTACACCCACCGCTACAGCTCCCGGAACGACTTCGACAACACCTCCGTGTACTGCGCCGACCTCGAAGCGCTCATCCGCGGCATCGAGGAGCGCACGGCCGCCGCCACCGTCTCGCCCGCGGTCACAGATCCCGGAGTGCTGATGGCCGAGCACCAGGACGTGACCCGCAATCTGCTCGCCGACGTCCATCTGGAGCTCGACGGGCGGGGCGGCGAGGCCTGGGACGAGGCCTGGGAGCTGGCGTGTGCCCTGGAGGAGCGCTCCGACGCGCTCGACGCCGTATTCGCTCACCCGTACACCTACACGTGGCTGCAGGACTGTCTGGCCGCGCTGCGCGAGGGGCTGCCCACGGCTGCCGGGCTCGCGCTGCGGCTGCCGTCGTATCTCGCCGCGGCGGTCGTACGGGGCGGGCTCGAGGTCCCCGTCCGGGTGCCGTACCGGGACGGCAGGCTCGTGCTGCCCACGCTCGGGGAGCTGCGGCCCACGGGCTCACCGGAGCACGGCGAGGCCGAGGTGCGCGTGGCCGGGAAGGGGTTCCAGATGCGGGTGGACGGCCGCGAGCCCTGGCAGGTACGCCCCGGTGAGGACAGCGGCGACTGGCGGCCCGTGCGCAGGCTCGGCGACGACGGGGCGCCCGCTCTGCGGCTCGACGACCTCGACCCGTACCGGGACAGCTTCGGCGCACCCGTACGGGAGCGGCTCGGCGCTCGCGAGGCGGCCGACTGGAGCGGCCGGCTGGCGGCGGCCTGGCGCCTGCTGCGGCAGGCCGTACCCGAGCAGGCCACCGAGGCCGCCGACTGTCTGACCACCGTGACACCGCTGGTCGCGGGCGAGCCGTCGGTGCTCCGGCACGGCTATGGAGCGCTCGGCCTCGCGGTGCCCGGCAGGCCCGAGGAGCTGGCACCCGCGCTGCTGCGCGGATTCCGCCGGGCCAAGCTGCACGCCCTGGTCGACGTCGCGGACCTCTACGCGCAGGACGGCTGGTGGACCCACCCGGCGCCCTGGCGGAACGCTCCGGTGCCGGTCTCCGAGCTGCTGGCGGGGGCGTACGAACGCGTGGGCCTCGCGGCCTTCGAGCCGGCCGCGGCCGAACAGGCCGGGCGCGCGCTGGAGACCCTGGAGCGCGCGGCCGAACTGACCGTCAGCGGGCAGCGGCTGCTGGACGCGATGTGGAAAGAACTGGACTGTGGCTGA
- the fxsA gene encoding FxSxx-COOH cyclophane-containing RiPP peptide produces MTFQTSASFAAAKKNRVPLAQIDVRGADAARKLARVLPASTDRTPRASTFNSAL; encoded by the coding sequence ATGACGTTTCAGACCTCCGCCTCCTTCGCCGCTGCGAAGAAGAATCGCGTCCCGCTGGCACAGATCGACGTGCGAGGTGCCGATGCCGCCCGGAAGCTGGCACGCGTGCTCCCCGCCTCCACGGACCGCACTCCGCGGGCGTCGACCTTCAACTCCGCGCTCTAG
- a CDS encoding DUF4231 domain-containing protein, with amino-acid sequence MVFRNTDLPVLFHRADSVAIARQREAVGATRHQLLLLVLGAALAALPSSWQLGDSFQLAGALSALAYAGVLTLSYRSSRRRAKSHWQLNRSAAEFIRSMCWRYAVHGAPFDSNSTDADELFVIRLEEGLRELAKVGWEDPRESDGEVAAADLITTPMRRLRAKTFSIRKETYVRDRLIEQRNWYHRRTEISRRATTFWSASIGLLTLLALFFALLRTFSLAESAGVVGLLSAAAAACLAWSEIRRHQPLIAAHSLVEEDLAAMHTAMETTVTDVEWGSAVYETERIVSPQHTDWLVRHRS; translated from the coding sequence ATGGTCTTCCGTAACACTGATCTGCCTGTTCTCTTCCATCGCGCCGACAGCGTGGCGATCGCGCGCCAGCGCGAGGCCGTGGGCGCCACCCGCCACCAGCTGCTGCTCCTGGTCCTGGGCGCGGCTCTGGCGGCGCTGCCGTCCTCGTGGCAGCTCGGCGACTCCTTCCAACTCGCGGGCGCACTCAGCGCGTTGGCGTACGCCGGGGTGCTGACGCTCAGCTACCGCTCCTCCCGCCGCAGAGCAAAGTCGCATTGGCAACTCAACCGCTCCGCCGCGGAGTTCATCAGATCCATGTGCTGGCGCTACGCCGTTCATGGAGCGCCCTTCGACTCCAACTCCACCGACGCCGACGAACTGTTCGTCATCCGCCTGGAGGAAGGACTGCGGGAGCTGGCCAAGGTCGGCTGGGAGGACCCGCGCGAGAGCGACGGGGAGGTGGCCGCCGCGGACCTGATCACCACTCCCATGCGGCGGCTGCGCGCGAAGACGTTCAGCATCCGCAAGGAGACGTACGTCAGGGACCGGCTGATCGAGCAGCGCAACTGGTACCACCGCCGCACGGAGATCTCCCGTCGCGCCACCACGTTCTGGTCCGCCTCGATCGGTCTGCTCACCCTGCTCGCACTGTTCTTCGCGCTGCTGCGGACCTTCTCGCTCGCCGAATCGGCCGGTGTGGTGGGTCTGTTGTCGGCAGCGGCGGCCGCGTGTCTGGCGTGGAGCGAGATCCGGCGTCATCAACCCCTCATCGCCGCCCACTCCTTGGTCGAGGAGGACCTCGCGGCGATGCACACGGCGATGGAGACCACGGTGACCGATGTGGAGTGGGGGTCGGCGGTGTACGAGACCGAGCGCATCGTCTCGCCGCAGCACACCGACTGGCTTGTCAGGCACCGGAGTTGA
- a CDS encoding S1 family peptidase: MRIKRTTPRSGTARRTRLLAVTTGLIAAAALAVPAASADTAQTFSANQLTAASDAVLDADVAGTAWHIDKAAGTLVVTADSTVSQAEIAQIKREAGANSGALRIERTPGTFSKLISGGDAIYATSWRCSAGFNVRSGSTYYFLTAGHCTDGYPPWYTNSSRTTSIGPTAGSSFPGNDYGIVRYSNTSLAHPGTVGSVDITSAANATVGMSVTRRGSTTGIHSGSVTGLNATVNYGGGDVVYGMIRTNVCAEPGDSGGPLHSGSRAIGLTSGGSGNCSSGGTTFFQPVTEALSAYGVSVY; the protein is encoded by the coding sequence GTGAGGATCAAGCGCACCACCCCCCGCAGTGGCACGGCGAGACGTACGCGTCTGCTCGCCGTCACCACTGGCCTGATCGCCGCCGCCGCTCTGGCAGTCCCCGCTGCCAGCGCCGACACCGCCCAGACCTTCAGCGCCAATCAGCTCACCGCCGCGAGCGACGCCGTACTCGACGCGGATGTGGCAGGTACCGCCTGGCACATCGACAAGGCAGCGGGCACCCTGGTCGTCACGGCCGACAGCACCGTCTCCCAGGCCGAGATAGCCCAGATCAAGCGTGAGGCCGGAGCGAACTCCGGTGCGCTGCGCATCGAGCGCACTCCCGGCACGTTCTCCAAGCTCATCTCCGGCGGCGACGCCATCTACGCCACCAGCTGGCGCTGTTCGGCGGGCTTCAACGTCCGCAGCGGCAGCACCTACTACTTCCTGACCGCCGGCCACTGCACCGACGGCTACCCGCCCTGGTACACCAACTCCTCGCGTACCACGAGCATCGGGCCCACGGCCGGATCCAGCTTCCCCGGCAATGACTACGGCATCGTGAGGTACTCGAACACCTCGCTCGCCCACCCGGGCACCGTCGGCAGCGTCGACATCACCAGCGCGGCCAACGCCACGGTCGGCATGTCCGTCACCCGCCGCGGCTCCACCACGGGCATCCACAGCGGCTCCGTCACGGGCCTCAACGCCACGGTCAACTACGGCGGCGGCGATGTCGTCTACGGGATGATCCGCACCAACGTCTGCGCCGAACCGGGCGACAGCGGCGGCCCGCTCCACTCCGGCAGCCGGGCCATCGGCCTGACCTCCGGCGGCAGCGGCAACTGCTCCTCCGGCGGCACGACGTTCTTCCAGCCGGTCACCGAAGCGCTCAGCGCCTATGGAGTCAGCGTCTACTGA
- a CDS encoding DUF5685 family protein produces MFGIVRPCTHRLTDGLKTEWMAHLCGLCLALRSDHGQFARVVTNYDGLIVSVLTEAQTERTPASRRTAGPCPLRAMRTAPVARGEGARLAAAVSLVLASAKVRDHVADRDGVLARKPVAAAARRVAAGWDRAGARTGAELGFDTAVLLDAVDRQTGIEALAGPGTPLLTVTEPTETATAAAFAHTAVLAGRPENMAPLAEAGKLFGRLAHLLDAVEDREADAASGAWNPLTGTGTSLTQARRLADDALHGIRLALRDVRFVDDKLVHVLLAHELRTSVDRAFGTTTCSHQGYGAPQPPQHGNPYQGGGHGPNGSNNPYGGGNPGVPGGPGGPGWLPPQFGGEPPKPKRRGFLAGCAVFTGLFCTCQICCAKEYEGPWSRKKREGCCRDCDCPDCCDCCGCDC; encoded by the coding sequence GTGTTCGGAATCGTCAGGCCATGCACCCACCGGCTCACCGACGGGCTGAAAACCGAGTGGATGGCCCATCTCTGCGGGCTCTGTCTGGCACTTCGCTCCGACCACGGCCAGTTCGCCAGGGTCGTCACGAACTACGACGGTCTGATCGTCTCGGTCCTGACGGAGGCTCAGACCGAGCGCACCCCGGCATCGAGGCGCACCGCGGGCCCCTGCCCGCTGCGCGCCATGCGCACCGCGCCGGTCGCCCGGGGCGAGGGCGCGCGCCTGGCGGCGGCCGTCTCGCTGGTGCTGGCCTCAGCGAAGGTAAGGGACCACGTCGCCGACCGGGACGGGGTGTTGGCCCGCAAGCCGGTGGCTGCCGCGGCCCGCAGGGTCGCCGCGGGCTGGGACCGGGCGGGCGCCCGCACCGGCGCGGAACTCGGCTTCGACACGGCGGTACTGCTCGACGCGGTCGACCGGCAGACCGGGATCGAGGCGCTGGCCGGTCCTGGCACCCCGTTGCTGACGGTCACCGAACCGACCGAGACGGCGACAGCCGCAGCCTTCGCGCACACCGCCGTACTGGCCGGGCGGCCGGAGAACATGGCGCCGCTGGCCGAGGCGGGCAAGCTCTTCGGGCGGCTCGCGCATCTGCTGGATGCCGTGGAGGACAGGGAAGCTGACGCGGCGTCGGGTGCGTGGAACCCGCTCACTGGGACCGGCACCTCCCTGACCCAGGCGCGCAGGCTCGCCGACGACGCGCTGCACGGGATACGCCTCGCGCTGCGCGACGTCCGCTTCGTCGACGACAAGCTGGTGCATGTGCTGCTCGCTCACGAGCTGCGGACCTCGGTGGACCGTGCTTTCGGCACGACGACCTGTTCGCACCAGGGGTACGGAGCGCCGCAGCCGCCCCAGCACGGGAATCCGTACCAGGGCGGCGGCCATGGGCCGAATGGCTCGAACAACCCCTACGGCGGCGGCAACCCGGGAGTGCCCGGCGGACCCGGTGGCCCCGGCTGGCTGCCTCCGCAGTTCGGCGGTGAACCGCCGAAGCCCAAGCGGCGCGGCTTCCTGGCCGGCTGCGCGGTCTTCACCGGTCTCTTCTGCACCTGCCAGATCTGCTGCGCCAAGGAGTACGAGGGCCCCTGGTCCCGCAAGAAGCGGGAGGGCTGCTGCCGTGACTGCGACTGCCCGGACTGCTGCGACTGCTGCGGGTGCGACTGCTGA
- a CDS encoding cell division protein SepF, translated as MGSVRKASAWLGLVEDGDERYYDDEYAEGAETGDAWVTDPRVRVASESAQEVGRRIATVSPSSFRDARGIGELFRDGVPVIVNLTSMEPTDAKRVVDFAAGLTFGLRGSIDRVATRVFLLSPADTQVVSGEAAGRPAQDGFFNQN; from the coding sequence ATGGGATCTGTGCGCAAGGCGAGCGCCTGGCTGGGACTCGTCGAGGACGGTGACGAGCGTTACTACGACGACGAGTACGCCGAGGGTGCTGAGACGGGTGACGCGTGGGTCACCGACCCCCGGGTGCGCGTGGCCTCCGAGTCCGCCCAGGAAGTGGGCCGCCGGATCGCCACGGTGTCGCCCTCCAGCTTCCGGGACGCCCGCGGTATCGGTGAGCTGTTCCGGGACGGCGTCCCGGTCATCGTGAACCTCACCTCCATGGAGCCCACCGACGCCAAGCGCGTCGTGGACTTCGCCGCCGGGCTGACCTTCGGGCTGCGCGGCTCCATCGACCGTGTTGCGACCCGGGTCTTCCTGCTGAGCCCCGCCGACACGCAGGTCGTCAGCGGGGAAGCCGCCGGCCGTCCTGCGCAGGACGGTTTCTTCAACCAGAACTGA
- a CDS encoding acyl-CoA dehydrogenase family protein, with protein sequence MSAPSKLPPFDAGDPLGLDDLLEPEDLAIRDTVRSWAADRVLPYIADWYERGELPDVRGLARELGSIGALGMSLTGYGCAGASAVQYGLACLELEAADSGIRSLVSVQGSLAMYAIHRFGSEEQKQRWLPGMAAGGIIGCFGLTEPDHGSDPAGMRTFAKRDGGDWVLTGRKMWITNGSVAGVAVVWAQTDGGIRGFVVPTDAPGFSAPEIKHKWSLRASVTSELVMDEVRLPADAVLPDVTGLKGPLSCLSHARYGIVWGSMGAARASFESALEYSKTREQFGRPIGGFQLTQAKLADMAVELHKGILLAHHLGRRMDAGKLRPEQVSLGKLNNVREAIEICRTSRTILGANGISLEYPVMRHATNLESVLTYEGTVEMHQLVLGKALTGLDAFR encoded by the coding sequence ATGTCCGCACCCTCGAAGCTGCCGCCCTTCGACGCCGGCGACCCCCTCGGCCTCGACGATCTGCTCGAACCCGAGGACCTCGCGATCCGCGACACCGTCCGCAGCTGGGCCGCCGACCGCGTACTGCCGTACATCGCCGACTGGTACGAGCGCGGCGAGCTCCCCGACGTCCGCGGGCTGGCCCGTGAGCTCGGCTCGATCGGCGCCCTCGGGATGTCGCTGACGGGGTACGGCTGCGCCGGCGCCAGCGCCGTCCAGTACGGACTGGCCTGCCTCGAGCTCGAGGCCGCCGACTCGGGCATCCGCTCGCTCGTCTCCGTACAGGGCTCGCTCGCCATGTACGCGATCCACCGCTTCGGCTCCGAGGAGCAGAAGCAGCGCTGGCTGCCCGGCATGGCGGCGGGCGGGATCATCGGCTGCTTCGGCCTCACCGAGCCCGACCACGGCTCCGACCCGGCCGGTATGCGCACCTTCGCCAAGCGCGACGGCGGCGACTGGGTGCTCACCGGCCGCAAGATGTGGATCACCAATGGCTCGGTGGCCGGGGTCGCCGTCGTCTGGGCGCAGACCGACGGGGGCATTCGCGGTTTCGTCGTACCGACGGACGCCCCCGGCTTCTCCGCCCCCGAGATCAAGCACAAGTGGTCGCTGCGCGCGAGCGTGACCAGCGAGCTGGTCATGGACGAGGTGCGGCTGCCCGCCGATGCGGTGCTGCCGGACGTCACCGGTCTGAAGGGCCCGCTGAGCTGTCTGTCGCACGCCCGCTACGGCATCGTCTGGGGCTCGATGGGCGCGGCCCGCGCCAGCTTCGAGTCGGCGCTGGAGTACTCGAAGACGCGCGAGCAGTTCGGCAGGCCGATCGGCGGCTTCCAGCTCACCCAGGCCAAGCTCGCCGACATGGCCGTCGAACTGCACAAGGGGATCCTGCTCGCCCACCATCTGGGCCGCCGCATGGACGCGGGGAAACTCCGCCCCGAGCAGGTCAGCCTCGGGAAGCTCAACAATGTGCGGGAGGCGATCGAGATCTGCCGCACCTCGCGCACCATCCTCGGTGCGAACGGGATTTCGCTGGAGTACCCCGTGATGCGACATGCGACGAACCTCGAGTCGGTGCTCACCTACGAGGGCACCGTCGAGATGCACCAGCTGGTGCTGGGCAAGGCGCTCACCGGCCTGGATGCCTTCCGGTGA
- a CDS encoding MFS transporter, translating into MLGTTTAGARLRAVGGGANRWVVLVVLCISLLLVTLDATVLHVAVPAVTEDLRPSGVELLWIVDAYPLICAALLILFGTLGDRVGRRRVLLIGYGIFGAASAVAALATTPEVLIGARALLGVGGAMIMPATLSILRAVFPDRRERAMAIGIWTAVAAVGAATGPVIGGFLVEHFWWGSVFLINIPLMALILPIARWLLPESRGGADGPWDVLGALMAAAGVLGAVLGVKRLGAGEGLLDVRTACPLLVGGVLLALFVRRQKRREHPLVDMRMFASATFSTSVGCIVLAMLALVGLELIAVQYLQLVLGLSPLETGLRLLPLTFAAMAAGATGSHTLHRIGPRRMVGWGFVLTAAAVLLLTLMGQDDRPWLLTTGFVLLGFGLQTTLFAAYESMLSEAPPEQAGGAAAIGETSYQLGAGMGIALLGSIMNAAYAPAFTSLGGVPGSASSAASHSLGEAYQVADRLGGAPGEVLRNTARHSFVHGLHVTLLVSAGLLLLGALAALRLPRVMECPTVEKCPRPRREVPLPASREPAEATGSGRRAH; encoded by the coding sequence ATGTTGGGGACGACCACGGCCGGAGCACGGCTGCGTGCCGTCGGCGGCGGTGCCAACCGCTGGGTCGTCCTTGTCGTCCTCTGTATCAGCCTTCTACTGGTCACGCTCGACGCGACCGTGCTGCATGTTGCCGTCCCGGCCGTCACGGAGGATCTGCGCCCCAGCGGCGTCGAGCTGCTCTGGATAGTGGACGCGTATCCCCTCATCTGCGCCGCCCTGCTGATCCTCTTCGGCACCCTCGGCGACCGGGTCGGACGCCGCCGTGTCCTGCTGATCGGTTACGGGATCTTCGGCGCAGCCTCCGCGGTCGCCGCCCTCGCCACCACCCCCGAGGTGCTGATCGGGGCGCGCGCCCTGCTCGGCGTCGGCGGCGCGATGATCATGCCTGCGACGCTCTCCATACTCCGGGCCGTCTTCCCGGACCGGCGGGAGCGGGCGATGGCCATCGGCATCTGGACCGCGGTCGCCGCGGTCGGCGCCGCCACCGGACCCGTAATCGGCGGCTTCCTCGTCGAGCACTTCTGGTGGGGCTCGGTCTTCCTGATCAACATCCCGCTGATGGCACTGATCCTGCCGATCGCCCGCTGGCTGCTGCCCGAGTCCAGGGGCGGCGCCGACGGCCCCTGGGACGTACTCGGCGCGCTGATGGCGGCGGCCGGTGTGCTCGGCGCGGTACTCGGCGTGAAGCGGCTGGGCGCCGGCGAGGGCCTGCTCGACGTCAGGACCGCCTGCCCGCTGCTGGTGGGCGGCGTGCTGCTCGCCCTGTTCGTACGGCGGCAGAAGCGCCGCGAGCACCCGCTGGTCGATATGCGGATGTTCGCCAGCGCCACCTTCTCCACTTCCGTCGGCTGCATCGTCCTCGCCATGCTCGCGCTGGTCGGCCTCGAGCTGATCGCCGTCCAGTACCTCCAGCTGGTCCTCGGCCTGAGCCCGCTGGAGACGGGTCTGCGGCTGCTGCCGCTGACCTTCGCCGCGATGGCCGCCGGCGCCACCGGCTCGCACACGCTGCACCGCATCGGCCCGCGCCGGATGGTCGGCTGGGGCTTCGTCCTCACCGCGGCGGCTGTGCTGCTGCTGACCCTGATGGGCCAGGACGACCGGCCCTGGCTGCTCACCACGGGCTTCGTACTCCTCGGCTTCGGACTGCAGACCACGCTCTTCGCCGCGTACGAGTCGATGCTCAGCGAGGCGCCGCCGGAGCAGGCCGGCGGGGCGGCCGCGATCGGTGAGACGTCCTACCAGCTGGGTGCGGGCATGGGGATCGCCCTGCTCGGCAGCATCATGAACGCCGCCTACGCGCCCGCGTTCACCTCCCTCGGCGGCGTCCCGGGATCGGCGAGCTCCGCCGCGTCCCATTCGCTGGGCGAGGCCTACCAGGTGGCGGACCGGCTGGGCGGCGCGCCCGGCGAGGTGCTGCGCAACACCGCGCGCCACTCCTTCGTCCACGGCCTCCATGTCACGCTCCTGGTCAGCGCCGGGCTGCTGCTGCTCGGCGCGCTCGCCGCGCTGCGGCTGCCGCGGGTCATGGAGTGCCCGACGGTCGAGAAGTGCCCCAGGCCGAGGCGCGAAGTCCCGCTTCCGGCAAGCCGCGAGCCCGCCGAGGCCACCGGGTCTGGACGCAGGGCACACTGA
- a CDS encoding phosphatase PAP2 family protein, producing MRTDIFARLDREPEPPKIEIPRMSRTRLALFGGTSAFYLAIVVAVLVPSWLVIIDWKVMLFRPYQQWSELHAFLDYFVVLGQRGPTAVMVAAWLGWRSWRQHTLRPLLALGASLLLLNVTVGAVKIGLGRLGPHYATEIGSAELFAGGDIFPSGHTANAVVTWGILAYLATTPRARRYLSALSAVVSLGVGLTTVYLGTHWLSDVLLGWAAGLLILLALPWCEPLIGRAEAWILSLREQWRARRRLAPSLPVAAGGPRPAMFPQRGPLGDDEQSREPVAAGGSRSVSTTRTATQLAQPRPHAVRSERTPLTPSGSRRPPTSRPVTGG from the coding sequence GTGCGTACCGACATCTTTGCCCGCCTGGACCGGGAGCCGGAACCGCCGAAGATAGAGATCCCGCGGATGAGCCGCACCCGTCTCGCGCTCTTCGGCGGGACGTCGGCGTTCTATCTCGCCATCGTGGTCGCCGTACTGGTGCCGTCCTGGCTGGTGATCATCGACTGGAAGGTCATGCTCTTCCGGCCCTACCAGCAGTGGTCCGAGCTGCACGCCTTTCTCGACTACTTCGTGGTCCTCGGCCAGCGCGGCCCCACCGCCGTGATGGTCGCGGCCTGGCTCGGCTGGCGCTCCTGGCGTCAGCACACCCTCCGGCCCCTGCTGGCGCTGGGCGCCTCGCTGCTGCTGCTCAACGTGACCGTCGGCGCGGTCAAGATCGGCCTCGGGCGGCTCGGCCCCCACTACGCGACCGAGATCGGATCCGCCGAGCTCTTCGCCGGCGGCGATATATTTCCTTCCGGACATACCGCGAACGCGGTCGTGACCTGGGGAATCCTGGCGTATCTGGCCACCACTCCGCGCGCCAGGCGCTATCTGTCGGCCCTCTCGGCCGTGGTCTCCCTCGGAGTCGGACTGACCACCGTCTATCTCGGTACGCACTGGCTGAGCGATGTGCTGCTCGGCTGGGCCGCCGGGCTGCTGATCCTGCTCGCCCTGCCCTGGTGCGAGCCGCTGATCGGCCGTGCGGAAGCCTGGATCCTCTCGCTGCGCGAGCAGTGGCGTGCGCGCCGTCGGCTCGCCCCGTCCCTGCCGGTCGCCGCTGGTGGCCCGCGGCCTGCGATGTTCCCCCAGCGTGGGCCGTTGGGGGACGACGAGCAGAGCCGTGAGCCGGTGGCCGCGGGAGGCAGCAGGTCCGTGTCCACGACGCGGACCGCGACGCAGCTCGCCCAGCCGCGGCCGCATGCGGTGCGCTCCGAGCGGACGCCGCTCACTCCGTCCGGCAGCCGCCGTCCGCCGACCTCACGGCCGGTCACGGGCGGCTGA
- a CDS encoding I78 family peptidase inhibitor, translating into MAPVPTPPAQPDDAPESYVGLPAEGAEGAEQLARERGWTTVRSLPPGAIITMEYLVGRLNFEVEGGTVVRCWIG; encoded by the coding sequence ATGGCACCCGTACCGACTCCTCCCGCACAGCCCGACGACGCCCCCGAGTCGTATGTCGGCCTCCCCGCCGAGGGCGCCGAGGGCGCCGAGCAGCTGGCCCGCGAGCGCGGCTGGACCACTGTCCGATCACTGCCGCCGGGCGCGATCATCACCATGGAGTACCTGGTGGGCCGGCTCAACTTCGAGGTGGAGGGCGGCACCGTCGTCCGCTGCTGGATCGGCTGA